tgtgGTCGCTTGTGagtgtgctgctgcctccagagcgCAGCGACCAGCAGGTAAATTGGCAGGGGGCTGTAGGGCAAGAGGGGTCAGGGAAAGCCTGTGGGGCTTCTGCGTGGTTAGCCGAACACAAACCTTTCTTTGCAGGTCTTTGATCATTGTCATAGGGGTAttattgcaatttttttaaattacagaattgGGGGCTCTGAAGACTCTTTGTCCTGGCCTTGGtggcttatttaaaaaaaaaaaaaaaaggaaatgtatgaTTGCAATGTAGTATATTGGCATTTATTAAGACTAGAACGAGAGAAAAAGCTACGTGCAATTTTAACGTTGCAGTCCTAGAGCTGCAAGTGGGTCTGATGTTTTCAGCAGAGCAGTCCCCAACCTACAGCATCTCCCCCAACCCACAACTCTCGATATTGCTCACAGCCACTGGGAGCTACTGCTGCTTCAGCACCAGGTCACCGGAGAAGAGATGACGACGCTGCTTACAGTGCTACCTTCTTGTAGCCTGTGGGCCGGCTAAGTTGGGAACTGCCGGTTTTGGACATTTTCACTTCTGCACGGTTCAGCAGCTACTGGGTTAAAGCATCTCCTCTCTTTCtgtccagatttttttccaggtgtgAGAGCTGTTAAAACTTATCTCAGGTTTCTAGAGGTGTTGCAGCTGGCCCAGGCCAAGTGCTGGATGTTGCTGACCCTGGGGTCCTGCACAGGGCTCCAGGAACGAGGGCTCGGTCATGCTGACAAGCCGTCCTGGTAAATGCAGCATCTTCCAAAAAGAACACACGCTGTCCATGCTGTGTGTGGATGTGAGTGGGAAAAGTGGCTACTAGCACTTAGCATAAATATTTCCctcacattttcaaaagcttccCCGAACAGCGAGGGGAATCACATGCAACAGTGACTGCTTCCTCGCCCTGATAGAGGCATAAATAGCACTAGCAACCTTGAGGTAACTGGGTAACTGGACATGTGTATGAATCCGATGCACGTTTTACATAtgtaatttgattttcttgttgTAATTTTAATAGAGACTTTTTCTATCGACCGGGAACCGCgtgacagacagacacacacacacactccaaACCAGGGCTCCCCGGCGACCCCCAAAACCCTCTCCTGGCCGcgggaggggaggctgagggctgAAGGCCGGTGTCCCAGGGCCGGCGTCCGCCGTCCCCTCACGGAGCAGCCGCGGGCGGGCGGCCAGGGGAGGCGtggaggcggcggggccccgtCCCTCCGCCGCCCGCCCACAGGGGGcagccgcccggcccggccagCCCCGGgatggcggcggcggaggcgggcGAGGCGGAGCTGGGCCTGCTGGAGTGCCGGGTGTGCTTCGAGCCCTACGGCCCcggcgggcagcggcggccgCGCAACCTGCCCTGCGGCCACGTCCTCTGCCGAGGCTGCGTGGGCGCCctgggcggccggggccggctgGAGTGCCCCTTCTGCCGGCGGGCCTGCGGCCCCTCGGACACCAGCGACTGCCTgccgctgctgcagctgctcgaGGTGCTGGGCCCGACCTGCAGCATCCTCCCGGCCGCGGGCAGCGCCACCCCCGGGGCTCCGGGGCTGCGGCTGGCCCTGGGCGGCTGGGGGGCTCTGGTCAACCCCACGGGGGTGGCGGCGTGCCCCAAGTCGGGGCGCTTGGCGGTGGCCCACGACGGCAAGAAGAGGATCCACGTCTTCGGGCCGAGCGGGTCCTGCCTGCACCGCTTTGGGGAGCGCGGGGAGGCGGGCAACGATATCAAGTACCCGCTCGACGTGGCCGTCACGGCGGATGGGCACGTGGTGGTCACTGACGGCGGGGACCGCGCGGTGAAGGCCTTCgactgggagggaaggggggccTTGGCGGTGCGAGAGGGCTTCTGCCTGCCATGGGGCTTGGACGCCACCCCGGAGAGCGACGTGATCCTGACGGACGCGGAGGCAGGAGCTCTCTACCGCCTGACGGCCGACTTTGGAAAGGGCGAGCTGAAGAAGTGCCAGATGCTCCGGTCCAAGTTAACCAGCCCCAGAGGGGTGGCGGTCTGCCAGACCTCGGGCGCTGTTGTGGTGATAGAGCACCTGAAGGCCAGGGGGCCCAACAACAGCAGCACCCGGATAAAGATATTCAGTGCAGATATGGATCTCGTGGGACAGATGGATAGCTTTGGCCTGAacctctttttcccctccaaaataTACACGACGGCTGTGGCCTTTGACAAAGAGGGTCGCATCGTAGTAACAGATGTCTGTAGCCAGGCTGTGATATGCTTAGGGAAACCTGGGGAGTTTCCCATCTTTAACCCTCTAATTAGCCACGGGCTTTCATACCCCATAGGACTGACTTACACAGCAAACAATTCCCTCGTAGTTTTAGACAGCGGTGATCACACAGTAAAAATCTATAGCTCCACCTGAATGGGTCTAGGTTTATACTGCTGTATCTGCTTTTGGCCACAAAGCAAGCAAAGTCCTGGTCTTCATAGGTGTGTAGGGAGGGGGTATTTTCTGGGCTCGACTTGAAGTGAAATTACCCTCTTTAACCAGCATGCTCTGCTTCCCGCATAACTTGCATCAAATCCCTTGCCTACCCACAGGAGACAACCTGGCCACTGCAGGGCAGAGTCAACAGTGAATCAACCAAATGATTTggcattttaaaactattccaTACCTTGACAACCAAATATTCATACTGCGAAGTAATAGCAGCATCTGGAATGGAGTAATCCAAGActtgcagctgggagagagaaggatGTATCTTTTGTTTACCGTcatcagcattttgctttcGTTATTCTTCGTTAGGCATGAGAGTGACAGAATGGTTTATGTAGGATTTCTGCATGAGAAAGGAGACTGACTGGATGAACTGATGGGAGAAATGGCAGATTCAGTCAAAGGGTCATTTGATCCAGCCAAGGTCAATTGCGATAGAGGAGCTATCAGCAATTAGTGAGTTATATGACATGAACTGGTgctcaaaaccttttttttttttctccatattgGGGAAATGCACTTCTGGATGCACTTTTCTTTATATTAGTTTATTGCCGCCTTTATTGGAGTTGTACAGAAGCAGTTACACTTCCTGTATAATGCATGAGCCTGCGTCTTCATCTAGATGAAGTCTTGTGTGTGGTTACCTGCATGGGCAGCTTTCCCTAGCAGCCCCTCCAGTATTGGTGTTTAGACCACAGGTACTTCTGCATATACAAAATTGAATTGGCTGTGTTACTAACACAGGTACTTTTGGGAGATTTCCAATACTACCTGCATCTGTCTCGTAATTAATTTAGTACTTTTGCACCAATCTTCAAGATTCAGTTGAAAACTGAAATGGTGTTGATGAGTAATAATAGGGAAAGGGGAACGTGAGCCTTGCTTTTTCACAGCTTCCAAAGGAGATTTTGTTGGTAGTGAATACACAGCAGGTTTAGGTTATTTTATATTATCCTGAAAGCAGTTTCACTGTGGACATGAGTTTTGTTGCCTTATTGCACCACGGAAATTAAGTTATAACTGAATTACTTTGAGAAGGATTTAACGCACCCACTAGAAgtcactgctgcatttttatgtatttctgcTCCTAAAGTAATTATTTAGGTGGTTCAGCACTAAAAGGCAGTTagatataaatgtaaatgttttatgaGGTAGAAACAAGTAGATCaaaattgaagaaaacattttggtcATGTATTTAGTGACTGAAAGCATGCATATTAACTAAAGACACTTGAAATTCACAGGTAGTCTTTCTATTGGTTAACTTTTAATCTGGCTTTTGGTCTGGCTTCCTGGGCAGTTAGTAACTGCATGTATTGCTGTACCAGTGATAttccaaatatttcaaactgaAGCATTTTTAGTCCTCTAATTCAGACAATGTATTAATCCGTCTCATGTTACCATTTATAaaagagagcaaacaaaacTATTAAATGCAGCTATTTGTAAAGGCTGATTGAACAGTGACCTGCCAATAAAGTGTGATTTGCTTACTCCTATGCTGGGCAATTTAGTGAAAATTTCTAACTTCTTTTTATCACAGTTTTCTCTGTTACAGTTCAATTTCTCTGTTGTAGTTGCTGTATaggtggtttcttttgttttatttggagaTATCCTGCTGAAGTTGTAGGGTGATTTGTTGCTGTTGGAAAATATATGGGCCTGCACAGTTGGTCTAGTGCCAAGCCACACAGCAAGTGCCTTTGGTGGGACCAGAAATATGTCTCAGATATTTTGCAGTAGGAGGTATCCTGCCCTGACTAGGAGCCCTCCTGAGGGCTCAAGAAGGAAATTTACTCAGAGAAGCAGCCCCCTGGCTTATATATGCCTTTCTAGGTGCCAAGACAGCTGTCTTCGAGGGATATAAAAACAATTGGACCTTTGGGGAACTGCTGTGTTTCAAAATGCATGTAATACCATGTATGCTTTATTCATACATAATTATTAGTTTATCACAATAGCAGTTGTGGGACCCGGACACTTCCTCTGTGAGCTCTCATCTCCTCAAACCTTCCTCTGCACCAGGagcttgtttttcctgctgatcTCATGGGCAGGCAAGTTTCCTAGTGCCTGCTACCATGTAGGAAGCTTACTAGCAGCTGAAATGCTGACTTTTGAGTATTTGACTCATGTTGTTTTAATATACACAAAATCTCCATTTGTTGCCATTCTTCTCCTGTCTGCTTTGGTATATAGCTAGAAATCACCTGatgtttgggttttgctttattCTACCTGCTAGGGCAAACCAGCTTTCTTCTACCTAGTTTGCCCCACACCATGTCCTGCATTCTCTGATTTACTGACTGcaagcaaatacttttttcttttttttcgtGAAtgatgctcttttctttttgctttaaggCTTGGTATTTGGCATTGTTCAGCACTGCATCAAAGAAACCactgaattctgttttaattcacTTGATTTGGGCATGCAAATtgagaagctttaaaaaaactACATAAAAATCATGTCAAAAGTCTTGAGCTTTTCAGGGAAAAcctgaaatctttctttcatcACACAAGAGGATTTAAGAGAGAGAGATCCACCAATACTCATATAAGAAACtaaaaagtctttgttttcttacctcttacattttttcttactcttgCCTCTTACATTATGCATTTATGCACATTTCCCTATACCTAGTGTAGATACCTGTTGCCTTCAGGATGATAACTTAATGCCGTCTGCTTTTCAAAGACCTACAGAACACATATTGCTTCTATCTGTCTGGTAATTGGTTGGAATTTAGTCACAGATTTCAACTGAACAAAAACTTGGGTTCTGGGGGAAGGATGGAAAAGGATGAGGGGCTCCTATCTGAACAGATATAATTACGTAGATGATGATTTGGGGGTTCTAGTGGATGTATTAAAAATGGGGGTAGCGTGATATGTTCTGCCCCTTGGAAAAGAGTGCTGGGGTTTTCATCTAGAATGTAATATGGGACTGTGTCTCACTGCTTCAGTGATAATCACCATCGCTGCTATTTAATAAAAGAACCTGATGTAAGCTTTGCATAATCCCCTGCACCTCAGGTTTTAATATTATGGattgcaaacaaataaatataacaaacaGTATTCCCCTACTGTAGGTTGGTATGactgctgcacacacacactgcaatTTCtatttggtttttatttttaagctctgATCTCAGATTGCTGTCGTTGCATATAAATATACTTGGGTGTGTTTACGGTGTTTAGCAAGGTGTCAGAGGAGTTTCATAGATGTGAATCAAAACTGTGTCCTATaacataatttttgttttggtttggttttgaacaaagtattttctgttaaagaatATAATTATTCAGCTTGgtgaattaaaagaagaaagaaagagggaaaaaaagttataatttaCTTTTGGCCTTTGGCTGTTAGTTCCCTCAAGCCACACTGCTCTGCACATCAGTTTGATGTTCATATTTTCATGACATGTGGACATAACATCACCGTagcattttttaatgtggaCTTATTTCAGGTGAAGAGGAGAGCTCCTGTAATGTCAAGCCCCAAAACCACCAAGAGTTTTATAGAGCAGTGTCCATCAAAGTGACGACCTGAAATACAGGAAGCCTTTCCTTCCTAGAAGGGTTGAGAGAGGtaaaaaagcaacttttctcCACGTGActgtgttggaaaaaaataataataatagtaaaggTTAAGGGAAATACAGGAAACCAAGTTCTTTTTCTGTAGAGTGCAACACTACCATAACCCATGTtccatctaaaaaaaaattattttcagtgtgttGAAGATGCAGAGTTATGGCAGATGAAGcattatggaagaaaaattgtattttctcaaagatatttacaaaattcaaacccactgcattttttaaataggttTCGGTGTAATATTGCTTATTCAGTATTTAAACAACTGGCTACAGAGCAGAGATAAAAGGAACACAAAGTTCTCTTCGAGACATTATGTATCCCATTATGTATCACGTTTCAAATATGACTTGAGTCTTTCTAGTGAATGGTCCCTCTCTGGTATTGCTTTACTTTTTGGGTTTGCACAGTTCCAAGCTTGTTGGATCTGTGCAGCATCAACCCCCTTCTTTTGAGGGATGCTGCCAGTTCTGGTGTCACTCATCTGGTCCCTCTCTGTCTACCTAAGTCAGTGCTGTCCAGCTAAATTAATACTGGAGGAAGGCTGGAATAAAAAGTTCATCGTTGTTTAAGCCCAATCTAGCTGTCCTCCAAAAGGCAGTGAGTCAGACCTGCTGgtttgggaagggaagagcatgctttttgctgcttgtttttggACGGCTATCCTGGCTGAACACTCATCAAGACCCTGCTTTTTGGGAACCAGTACAAGATCCGTGCACCTTTGTCATGTCCCAATTCTGATCTGATTCTGAGTGCTGCTCTCTGGTATTCAACAACATGTTTGACTGCAGGCCCAGCAGAGAGAgatgttgtcctggtttcagttaggacagagttaattttcctcctagtagctggcagggtgctatgttttggattagaatgagaagagcgctgataacatgctgatgttttaattgttgtagagcagtgcttacaccaagccaaggacttttcagcctctctctgtcctgctagcgagcaggctagggatgcagcaggagctgggaggggacagacccaggacagctgacccaaactggccaaaggggtattccataccatctgacgtcatgctgaacaatatataggggtggctagccggggtggggggccggctgctcggggataggctgggcatcggtcaacgggtggtgagcaattgcattgtgcatcactttgtacacattattactattattattattattattattattattgttattattttccctgtcttaataaactgtccttatctcaactcacaggcttcactttcctgtttctctcccccatcccggagagggaggggggagggtgagcgaatggctgtgtggtgtttggctgccagccgggctaaaccacaacagtccatttggcgcccaacgtggggctcgaagggttgagatatcgacagatttgaccagagtgtgttaagctaaaattggtataagtattcgacctgcttaatagttgctagtcacaatgttgattgccttaatctcaagtctgctgtgcctgtttcccaaattgagttttatagcaagttactttctgtatgtgctccctgtcatgctgtttatcctctccgggccctggtttaagattgttatggtactgtgtggtgtaacgatggcttatgaaaggatgagatatctggtcatgactctaacctggtatttgtactcagcactgtcgtcgactctatacttcggaaaccatatctcagaaactattagcaattacacctattgccttttttcatcagggagtcaatctctggaggggacaggggaagatattttttcctacctgttcactctcccttcctccttcaccaccctcttatcccccgagctagttacggtagctctccaagatgttgaatatccttgggatactcagaccagcatgttcttgttgttatgtctcctgaatgcgcttcaggttttgtttaaggttaaacaactacttaggaatctcatccggagatctgtcttgaggcgggatatttgcgagtggcagggagtgtgggaggatatgggcaggtttctagggcagtgggcacctccagtattttggacattcacccctgaacaactgcaaaatccaaaaaaactggtagaatgcttgaaaaaaaggtgtcatgactctggcagttccaaagtgacacaaatcactgtggcgtgctggggtctggcttgtgcctatcgagctgcaattgatgctactatcaacctagtgacagctcccgcagccgttccagctccagctcccgcagccgtcccggttccggctcccgcagccgttccagctcccgcagccgttcccactcctgtggctgggtcggagaaacgaactgtagcagtgcaagttgcccctgcagagggtattccaacccctgtggcagaccctgtggctgggtcggagaggcgagctgtagcagtgcaagttgcccctgtagaagaggtgaaaaaatggtatagagactcaggttgtttagaacgcagaaagtcttctgctaagtctgggtgtggagaagacgaggctgggccatcaagtgtgcaggaggatgaagatgaggatgaggatgtcagaaaatcaacagtaactacccgaaccctataccagcgtgagctacgagatgtgcgaaaagattttggtcgctgtataggtgaacagcttgtcacctggctgctccggtgctgggacactggagccaatggtgtggaattagagggcagggaagccaagcggttgggatcccttgctagagatgcaagcattgacaaagcaattggagatggaacacgatctcacagcctctggaggcgtctcctgttagctgtgaagggaaggtacccctacaaggaagaacttgtatgtctaccagtcaagtggaccaccatggagaagggaattcagtacctgagggaattagccgcacgggaagtaatttataaggacctagacgacgcacaaacatccacagatccagatgaagtccagtgtactcgacccatatggcggaagtttgtacagaatgcaccatcaacttgggccagcacattgtcaataataacctggaaaaaaCGGTGAAGAacccacagtgggtgacatggctaaacaactccgggagtatgaaggaaatctctcctcttccctacaggcctgcgtctcggctgtggagaaactctctgaagagttccaccaacttaaagataatttattttccccccccacctgaacgaaccagtggccaccaactaaaagagaatactttggagaaactttttgaagaggtccaccaacttaaagagagtgtattttcttccccacctgtacaaaccagcgtctcggctattaggggtaaacgtgcatccgtgcaaagaagacaatatggtgggtacacaccccacgccaccctgtggttttacctacatgaccatggagaggacatgagaaaatgggatggaaaatctactgagaccctagaggcacgggtacgtgagttgcaaaagaaaacaatcgggagaaaggggttctctgaaaagtttgctgctccaacttctagcaggcagtcttttaaacacagaaacaaagattctgaccaggactagaggggccctgcctccagccagggggaggaaagggacaaccgagtttattggactgtgtggattcgatggcctggcacgtctgacgcacagacgtataaggctctagtagacaccggtgcacaatgtattctaatgccatcaagctgtaaagggccagagcccatctgtattcatggcgtgacagggggatcccagcagttaactctattggaggctgaagtgagtctaaccggaaatgagtggcaaaagcaccgtattgtgactggcccggatgctccgtgcatccttggcataggctatcttagaagaggatatttcaaggacccaaaagggttccgctgggcttttggcatagctgccttagagacagaggacattaaacagttgtctaccttgcccggtctctcagaggacccttctgttgtg
The genomic region above belongs to Cygnus atratus isolate AKBS03 ecotype Queensland, Australia chromosome 2, CAtr_DNAZoo_HiC_assembly, whole genome shotgun sequence and contains:
- the NHLRC1 gene encoding E3 ubiquitin-protein ligase NHLRC1, which produces MAAAEAGEAELGLLECRVCFEPYGPGGQRRPRNLPCGHVLCRGCVGALGGRGRLECPFCRRACGPSDTSDCLPLLQLLEVLGPTCSILPAAGSATPGAPGLRLALGGWGALVNPTGVAACPKSGRLAVAHDGKKRIHVFGPSGSCLHRFGERGEAGNDIKYPLDVAVTADGHVVVTDGGDRAVKAFDWEGRGALAVREGFCLPWGLDATPESDVILTDAEAGALYRLTADFGKGELKKCQMLRSKLTSPRGVAVCQTSGAVVVIEHLKARGPNNSSTRIKIFSADMDLVGQMDSFGLNLFFPSKIYTTAVAFDKEGRIVVTDVCSQAVICLGKPGEFPIFNPLISHGLSYPIGLTYTANNSLVVLDSGDHTVKIYSST